In one window of bacterium DNA:
- a CDS encoding FtsQ-type POTRA domain-containing protein yields the protein MAYLILGVEVVAVVITSPLLKPRLVVVENVRQQDVKRVSQVLKYTPYIPLLKLDRKSIQKHIQSDPHVERAYVRFGLPLTLRVTMAYRQPFIAVTDGTSAYLVDRQLVPFEQIQCNSILTAAPKITPTPQVLPITPVTNLPVVQKLPADLENLLPGCKVSFILQVLSPLQVQLGRPLVDANIRVGCEAITIIENEKFASQVHVVVDLEGNICLNIGSGALVRLGDRDQLSTKIANLKEMLRRSPSLCNDAEYIDLSEPKAPVWKPKSSAPKSLP from the coding sequence TTGGCTTATTTAATTTTAGGGGTTGAGGTAGTGGCGGTGGTTATTACCTCGCCTTTACTTAAGCCGCGTCTTGTTGTGGTTGAAAATGTGCGTCAGCAGGATGTAAAACGAGTATCTCAGGTTCTAAAGTACACGCCTTATATTCCACTTCTAAAATTAGACCGTAAATCTATTCAAAAGCATATTCAATCTGATCCTCATGTTGAACGCGCCTATGTGCGGTTTGGCTTGCCATTAACGCTTCGAGTGACTATGGCTTATCGACAACCATTTATAGCTGTAACCGATGGCACATCCGCCTATTTAGTCGATCGCCAATTAGTTCCGTTTGAGCAAATTCAATGCAACTCAATTCTAACAGCTGCTCCTAAGATAACACCAACCCCTCAGGTATTACCGATAACTCCCGTCACAAATCTACCAGTGGTGCAAAAGCTACCTGCTGATCTTGAGAATTTATTGCCCGGATGCAAAGTTTCATTTATTCTTCAGGTTCTCTCCCCGCTTCAGGTTCAGTTGGGACGGCCATTAGTTGATGCTAATATTCGGGTTGGGTGTGAGGCAATTACTATTATTGAGAACGAAAAGTTTGCTTCACAGGTTCATGTTGTAGTTGACCTTGAAGGAAATATATGCTTAAATATTGGTAGCGGCGCGTTGGTGCGGCTTGGAGATCGTGACCAATTGTCAACGAAGATCGCCAATCTGAAGGAAATGCTGCGGCGGTCCCCCTCCTTGTGTAATGATGCGGAGTATATTGATTTAAGTGAGCCCAAAGCGCCAGTGTGGAAACCCAAATCGAGCGCTCCAAAGTCATTGCCTTAA
- a CDS encoding DUF881 domain-containing protein translates to MNQFMTTIRNNSWVWPVTFMMAVTGLLLGGALRSRQKLAAEGVPGGRPLEVAVQIKIQQDTIKKLNEEIGNLREKQFELQDVMTGSSKQSKVLKDTLDELQVKSGLTPVYGQGIEVILSDSKQKQNDAFLAQNYLIHDFDVLRIVNELFASGAEAISVNGHRLIGGYSIRCVGPVIHVNNSPIGSPVIIEAIGDPTTLRSAMEMSGGVLGRILETDTEMVRLTNKVELHLKGYEGFTQTKFAKKEKDVTPR, encoded by the coding sequence GTGAATCAGTTTATGACCACGATCCGCAATAACTCCTGGGTATGGCCTGTTACATTTATGATGGCCGTAACAGGTTTGCTGCTTGGGGGCGCTTTGCGGTCACGCCAAAAGCTTGCAGCCGAAGGTGTGCCTGGAGGGCGGCCTCTCGAAGTCGCAGTTCAGATTAAGATACAACAAGATACAATTAAAAAGCTGAACGAAGAGATTGGTAATCTGCGTGAAAAGCAATTTGAACTCCAAGATGTAATGACTGGCAGTAGCAAGCAGTCGAAAGTTTTAAAAGATACACTTGATGAACTACAAGTCAAGTCTGGTTTGACCCCAGTCTATGGACAGGGAATTGAAGTTATTCTTTCAGATAGTAAACAAAAACAAAATGATGCTTTTCTTGCTCAAAATTATCTCATTCATGATTTTGATGTTCTGCGGATTGTGAATGAGCTATTTGCATCTGGAGCTGAAGCTATTTCTGTGAATGGGCATCGTTTAATAGGCGGTTATTCAATCAGATGTGTTGGGCCGGTAATCCATGTGAATAACTCGCCCATTGGTTCGCCGGTAATCATTGAAGCAATTGGAGATCCAACGACGTTGCGTTCCGCAATGGAGATGAGCGGTGGAGTTCTTGGAAGGATTCTTGAAACCGACACAGAAATGGTAAGGTTAACAAACAAGGTTGAGCTTCATCTCAAGGGGTATGAAGGCTTTACACAGACGAAGTTCGCAAAAAAAGAAAAGGACGTAACGCCACGATGA
- a CDS encoding small basic family protein, whose product MIFVPIAALVAGFLITFYTSFLTLGFGWAPYLSLAAIAGIDTVLGGIRSGMEGKFHRDVFLSGFFANTLLAAFLAWLGDGIGVDLYLAAVVVLGSRIFLNLSLIRRFYLNQVTLGRQQKR is encoded by the coding sequence ATGATTTTCGTGCCGATAGCGGCGTTGGTAGCCGGATTTTTAATAACTTTTTACACCTCGTTTTTAACGTTGGGATTTGGATGGGCTCCGTATCTATCCTTAGCAGCGATTGCAGGTATCGACACGGTTTTAGGCGGCATTCGATCTGGGATGGAAGGCAAGTTTCATCGAGATGTCTTCTTGTCGGGTTTCTTTGCTAACACTTTGCTGGCAGCCTTTTTAGCCTGGCTTGGGGATGGTATTGGTGTCGATTTATATTTGGCAGCGGTAGTGGTGTTAGGAAGTCGTATCTTTTTAAACCTGTCACTGATTAGACGATTTTATCTTAACCAAGTGACCCTTGGGCGGCAGCAAAAGCGATAA
- the ftsZ gene encoding cell division protein FtsZ translates to MLGNEQFDPKRAQIKVIGVGGGGSNAVNRMIEAGIQGVEFIVMNTDQQVLSLSHAQKKIQLGENLTRGLGAGGNPDVGRSAAEESKAEIRKTVENSDMVFITAGMGGGTGTGAAPVIAEIAKECGALTVAVVTKPFSFEGPRRSRLAEEGTASLKERVDTIITIPNDRLLSVVEKRTTLVDAFRVADDVLRQAVQGISDIIMIPGEINVDFADVRTIMAGAGTALMGIGTGEGEQRARQAAENAVSSALLETSIEGATRVLINITAGPDFTLLEANEAMHYIQGLTDENEANIIMGLVQPEDADSEVRITVLAAGFRPDVFPNRRADEARQTVPQPSFPTGRAPKTVPVPVVGAEGEKREGENPRKNPQDDVNPIFSDRDLDVPAFLRNRKQ, encoded by the coding sequence ATGTTGGGAAACGAACAGTTCGATCCAAAGAGAGCTCAGATCAAAGTGATTGGTGTTGGCGGTGGCGGCTCGAACGCGGTTAATAGGATGATCGAAGCAGGCATCCAAGGCGTTGAGTTTATCGTGATGAATACCGACCAACAAGTATTGTCATTGTCCCATGCGCAGAAGAAGATTCAGTTAGGTGAGAACCTTACACGCGGCTTGGGGGCTGGTGGTAATCCTGACGTCGGCCGAAGCGCTGCGGAAGAAAGTAAAGCTGAAATCCGCAAGACAGTTGAGAATTCAGATATGGTTTTTATCACTGCAGGTATGGGCGGTGGTACTGGGACTGGCGCAGCTCCGGTCATCGCTGAAATTGCCAAGGAATGTGGCGCTTTGACCGTTGCGGTTGTCACTAAGCCTTTCAGCTTCGAAGGGCCAAGACGATCCAGGCTTGCTGAAGAAGGTACCGCTAGCCTCAAAGAACGTGTTGATACAATTATTACTATTCCGAACGATCGATTACTTTCCGTAGTCGAAAAGCGCACAACCTTAGTAGATGCTTTCCGTGTTGCAGACGATGTGTTGCGTCAAGCCGTTCAGGGAATTTCCGATATCATCATGATCCCCGGTGAGATCAACGTTGACTTTGCTGACGTTCGAACGATCATGGCCGGCGCGGGCACTGCGTTGATGGGTATTGGTACTGGCGAAGGCGAGCAAAGAGCTCGACAAGCAGCCGAAAATGCCGTCTCCAGCGCATTGCTTGAAACTTCAATCGAAGGCGCGACTCGTGTGTTGATTAACATCACCGCCGGTCCCGACTTCACACTCCTCGAAGCGAATGAGGCGATGCACTATATCCAAGGGCTTACGGATGAGAATGAAGCCAATATCATCATGGGTTTGGTTCAACCTGAGGATGCCGATTCGGAAGTTCGCATTACGGTTCTTGCCGCAGGGTTTAGACCTGATGTGTTCCCAAATCGACGTGCAGATGAAGCGCGTCAAACTGTCCCGCAGCCTTCATTCCCAACTGGCCGGGCGCCTAAGACCGTCCCCGTTCCGGTTGTCGGAGCTGAAGGAGAAAAGCGCGAAGGTGAAAATCCTCGTAAGAATCCTCAGGACGACGTCAACCCGATCTTCTCTGATCGTGATCTTGACGTGCCGGCATTCTTAAGAAATAGAAAACAGTAA
- a CDS encoding beta-propeller fold lactonase family protein — MKRSLILVILAVVLAPCYLYAQAYSVRAYIANYGTDTVSVIDDESRQVIATVTTGSKPSAIAISPDCLAVYVANEGAKSLSVIDPVNNQLVATINLIGSPRGIVVSSDSNFVYVAIADQNALEIIDARTKTSVGKIAIGRGPSQLAVSVDGKEIYACCEGDNALVIVDTVKKEQAAVIGVFGTPTSLTTLGDGNLVITIRWLNGYTLVDPVARKITRGWVRPDFTRPGEAGRPFALDGAFAAGVSGYSSGPSLLWISQLSQLVYDLDTSRDNYILGFAPTGSMPWAVGVTPNGKMAYVTNSGDGSVSIIETALHAPINKLTVGQNPRALAVGRVRIVK; from the coding sequence ATGAAACGTTCGCTTATATTAGTAATCCTCGCAGTGGTTTTAGCCCCATGTTATCTCTACGCTCAGGCCTACTCCGTTCGCGCCTACATTGCCAATTACGGCACTGATACCGTAAGCGTAATTGATGACGAATCACGTCAAGTTATTGCAACGGTTACCACCGGCAGTAAACCCTCTGCTATTGCAATCTCACCTGATTGCCTTGCAGTATATGTTGCCAATGAGGGCGCAAAATCGCTGAGTGTAATCGATCCGGTCAACAATCAATTAGTCGCCACCATCAATCTGATTGGCTCACCGCGTGGAATTGTCGTATCATCGGATAGTAATTTTGTTTATGTTGCAATTGCTGATCAGAACGCATTAGAGATTATCGATGCCCGCACAAAGACTTCGGTTGGTAAAATTGCGATTGGTCGCGGACCTAGTCAACTGGCAGTTTCAGTAGACGGTAAAGAGATTTATGCTTGCTGCGAAGGTGATAATGCGCTAGTGATAGTTGATACCGTGAAAAAAGAGCAAGCTGCGGTCATAGGGGTTTTTGGGACACCGACTTCTTTGACAACCTTAGGAGATGGTAATCTTGTTATTACAATTCGATGGCTTAATGGCTATACTCTAGTCGATCCCGTGGCGCGAAAGATAACTCGCGGATGGGTACGCCCTGACTTTACAAGGCCAGGCGAAGCCGGACGGCCTTTTGCGCTCGACGGCGCATTTGCTGCGGGAGTATCGGGGTATTCGTCTGGCCCGTCATTGCTCTGGATCAGTCAGCTTTCACAGCTAGTTTATGATTTAGATACAAGCAGAGACAATTATATTCTAGGATTTGCGCCAACAGGTAGTATGCCTTGGGCTGTGGGTGTAACCCCTAATGGCAAAATGGCCTATGTGACCAATTCGGGAGATGGGTCGGTTAGTATTATCGAAACGGCGCTTCATGCGCCAATAAACAAATTGACGGTTGGACAAAACCCACGCGCATTAGCGGTGGGACGTGTTCGAATCGTGAAATAG
- a CDS encoding DUF5658 family protein, with translation MLTIVQRISRETWILAIICLVDLILTCVLVQGEKAQEGNPLFNYFLQCGITIFIGMKLIFITLPLLILEWARSYKPIFVRRTARLCIVAYLGMYGLLFLHVNVPLLMNQPAYGETYYTPAKPSYVQPAHNLQEKSQIIGQEKLA, from the coding sequence ATGCTAACGATTGTACAAAGAATAAGTAGGGAAACATGGATACTTGCTATAATCTGTCTAGTTGATCTAATACTGACCTGCGTTCTGGTCCAAGGGGAGAAAGCTCAAGAAGGAAACCCACTGTTCAACTATTTCCTACAATGCGGAATAACCATTTTTATTGGAATGAAGCTGATATTTATTACATTGCCACTACTTATCCTTGAGTGGGCGCGAAGTTACAAACCTATTTTCGTTCGGCGCACAGCCCGACTTTGCATCGTTGCTTATTTAGGCATGTATGGCCTGCTATTCTTGCATGTTAACGTTCCGTTGTTGATGAATCAACCCGCGTATGGTGAAACCTATTACACACCGGCCAAACCTTCATATGTCCAGCCGGCGCATAATTTACAGGAGAAATCTCAGATTATTGGGCAGGAGAAGTTGGCATAA
- a CDS encoding Gfo/Idh/MocA family oxidoreductase, with protein MANILRMAAVGAGGIGHAHQSALMNNPKVELVAICDIAVDRAKARAESLGIPHWYGSIKEMLANEDFDAVTVVTADNLHFEPTMECLDAGKHVIGEKPLAMDVKEAELMVAKAKEKGVKLAIDYNRRFSHAYKQGQKWLEDGEIGNLAYITLKLAQGGPPSHMKGEFYLLWELETHAIDLLRWFGGEIVAVSSQMGRPRLSEARPGEPPLWTSMAISVRFANDAVASYLASYDSDYTHPIERLEARGNKGALVVDNILTKSTLMRADNQIVEEWRPNIFSQEQNDFGGTFKPRMDAFVEDVLAGREPYPNGIDGLQAVRVVDAIIRSWQERKEILVKTD; from the coding sequence ATGGCGAATATACTTAGAATGGCGGCAGTCGGCGCAGGGGGTATTGGACATGCGCATCAAAGCGCTTTGATGAACAACCCCAAAGTTGAGCTGGTCGCTATCTGCGATATCGCAGTTGACAGGGCAAAAGCTCGAGCGGAATCATTAGGAATTCCTCACTGGTATGGCTCAATCAAAGAAATGTTGGCGAACGAAGACTTTGATGCAGTTACAGTGGTCACGGCTGATAACCTCCACTTTGAGCCGACTATGGAATGCCTTGATGCCGGCAAACACGTTATTGGCGAAAAGCCTTTGGCGATGGATGTCAAAGAAGCCGAACTGATGGTTGCCAAGGCCAAGGAAAAAGGCGTGAAGCTGGCTATTGACTATAATCGACGATTTTCACATGCCTACAAACAGGGTCAAAAGTGGCTTGAAGATGGTGAAATCGGCAACCTAGCTTATATCACCCTAAAGCTAGCCCAGGGAGGACCTCCTTCGCATATGAAGGGCGAGTTCTATCTTCTTTGGGAATTGGAAACGCACGCTATCGACCTTCTGCGATGGTTTGGCGGTGAAATCGTAGCGGTTTCATCCCAAATGGGCCGTCCGCGACTGAGCGAAGCCAGACCAGGTGAGCCGCCTTTGTGGACGAGCATGGCCATCTCCGTTCGGTTTGCCAATGATGCGGTTGCTTCTTATTTGGCAAGCTACGACAGTGACTATACGCACCCCATCGAACGACTCGAAGCTCGCGGCAATAAAGGCGCTCTCGTGGTTGACAACATTTTGACGAAATCAACCTTAATGCGGGCTGACAATCAAATCGTCGAAGAGTGGCGTCCAAACATCTTTAGTCAAGAACAAAACGACTTTGGCGGAACCTTTAAACCAAGAATGGATGCTTTCGTCGAGGATGTTCTTGCCGGCCGTGAACCCTATCCAAATGGCATAGACGGTTTGCAGGCAGTGCGTGTCGTCGATGCGATTATCCGATCGTGGCAGGAGCGAAAAGAAATTCTAGTCAAAACCGACTAG
- a CDS encoding TrpB-like pyridoxal phosphate-dependent enzyme, whose translation MGIQTRFTLGQADIPTHWYNINADLPEPMAPPLHPGTKQPVTLEDMTAIFPENLVMQEMCPDQYVEIPEEVRDIYALWRPTTLLRAVRFEKALQTPAHIYFKYEGESPAGSHKPNTAIPQAYYNKQAGIQRLATETGAGQWGSSLALACRLFGLDCTVYMVKVSCEAKPYRKLLMQTWGAEVFASPSDQTEYGRKVLSEDPTCPGSLGIAISEAIEDTLHSKDTKYSLGSVLNHVCMHQTVIGQEAIKQMEMAGEEPDVVIACVGGGSNFAGIAFPFIKKNLLEGKKYRVVAAEPSACPTLTKGEFRYDSGDTAGMTPLMMMYTLGHDFMPPKIHAGGLRYHGMSPLVSHLYKLGLIEAVAIPQTRVFEAAALFASTEGIVPAPESSHAIEHVVHEANEATKAGEKRVILFNLSGHGLLDLTAHDTFQSGSLQDV comes from the coding sequence ATGGGAATACAAACACGTTTTACTTTAGGCCAGGCGGATATTCCAACGCACTGGTACAACATTAATGCTGATCTTCCTGAGCCGATGGCGCCCCCGCTACATCCGGGGACAAAACAGCCGGTTACTTTAGAGGATATGACCGCTATCTTTCCTGAAAATCTTGTCATGCAGGAGATGTGTCCTGACCAGTATGTGGAGATTCCCGAAGAGGTTCGGGATATTTATGCGTTGTGGCGGCCGACGACTCTGTTGCGTGCAGTAAGGTTCGAGAAGGCGCTTCAGACGCCCGCTCATATCTACTTCAAGTATGAAGGCGAAAGCCCTGCAGGAAGTCATAAACCCAATACCGCTATCCCTCAAGCCTATTACAATAAGCAAGCAGGTATTCAACGATTGGCGACCGAAACCGGCGCAGGGCAGTGGGGTTCATCGCTTGCGCTAGCTTGTCGTTTATTTGGGTTAGACTGTACCGTTTATATGGTTAAGGTAAGCTGTGAGGCGAAGCCCTACCGTAAGTTGCTTATGCAGACTTGGGGCGCTGAAGTTTTCGCAAGCCCGAGCGATCAGACTGAATATGGTCGCAAGGTGTTAAGTGAAGACCCTACTTGCCCTGGCAGTTTAGGGATTGCCATTAGCGAAGCGATCGAAGATACCCTTCACTCGAAGGATACCAAGTATTCGCTCGGCAGCGTGTTGAACCATGTGTGCATGCATCAAACGGTCATTGGGCAGGAAGCCATTAAGCAGATGGAAATGGCAGGGGAAGAACCTGATGTTGTCATCGCATGCGTTGGTGGCGGAAGCAACTTTGCCGGTATAGCTTTCCCTTTCATTAAAAAGAATTTACTGGAAGGTAAGAAGTATCGTGTCGTTGCCGCAGAGCCATCGGCATGTCCAACGCTCACAAAGGGTGAATTCCGCTATGACTCAGGCGATACTGCCGGCATGACGCCGCTTATGATGATGTATACGCTGGGCCATGATTTCATGCCGCCTAAAATTCATGCAGGCGGATTGCGCTATCATGGAATGTCGCCTTTAGTGAGCCATCTCTATAAATTAGGATTGATCGAAGCTGTGGCGATCCCTCAGACAAGGGTTTTTGAAGCGGCAGCTTTGTTCGCGAGCACAGAAGGTATCGTCCCTGCGCCCGAATCTTCCCATGCTATTGAGCATGTCGTGCATGAAGCCAATGAGGCAACTAAAGCGGGAGAGAAGCGGGTCATCCTCTTCAACCTTTCCGGTCACGGCCTCCTTGATCTGACTGCTCACGATACATTCCAGTCGGGTTCTTTGCAAGACGTATAA
- the pepV gene encoding dipeptidase PepV, translating into MPKDPIVAQLHQWIDDHRDEMIKTLQEAVRIPSVQSEPQNNAPFGLELKHMLDFTLDLGEKWGFRVKNVDGYAGHAEFGEGEEMVMSLGHLDVVPVGVGWKHEPFGGEIEGDYIYARGVGDDKGPTYAAFFAARALKELGVPLKRRIRVVFGCNEESGFGCVHHYFKKEPAPTYGFAPDAGWPLVYAEKGISNLTIEKEVNFTHTLRIITAKGGERPNMVPDSASATLTGNSLQAAISILDDYWDKNVSYKLINGELVIYTAGKSCHGSHPWGGDNAVTRLLRVLTELPFEDKKWINFLLEASDPAGMYLGYNGQDKVSGTLSNNLGVFELDKDKVTATFNIRYPVTWKGKKVQRMCAKALDNAGFTVANFTDSKPLHAPLDREPVKTLLEVYREETGDMKEPGTMGGGTYARAVPNTVSVGAGFEGDGPPHESDERYAITSYLKCAKIYAHMLYALATK; encoded by the coding sequence CTTCACCAGTGGATAGATGACCATCGCGATGAGATGATCAAAACTCTTCAAGAAGCCGTACGCATTCCAAGTGTCCAAAGTGAGCCGCAAAATAATGCGCCTTTCGGGCTTGAACTCAAGCATATGCTCGATTTCACCCTCGATCTAGGCGAAAAATGGGGCTTTCGCGTTAAAAATGTCGATGGCTATGCAGGGCATGCAGAGTTTGGCGAAGGGGAAGAAATGGTGATGTCGCTGGGTCACCTCGATGTCGTGCCAGTAGGAGTTGGTTGGAAGCATGAGCCTTTCGGGGGTGAGATCGAAGGCGATTATATTTATGCACGCGGGGTCGGGGATGATAAAGGACCTACCTATGCAGCTTTCTTTGCAGCAAGAGCGCTCAAAGAGCTAGGAGTACCGCTAAAGCGGCGTATACGAGTTGTTTTCGGGTGTAATGAGGAAAGCGGCTTTGGATGCGTTCATCATTACTTCAAAAAAGAACCTGCGCCCACCTATGGCTTCGCACCCGATGCCGGATGGCCCCTGGTCTATGCAGAAAAGGGCATTAGCAATTTAACGATTGAGAAGGAAGTCAACTTCACTCATACCCTTCGAATTATTACTGCCAAAGGGGGAGAACGGCCTAACATGGTTCCCGATTCCGCCTCCGCCACCCTAACTGGTAATTCACTGCAAGCCGCAATTTCCATTTTGGATGATTATTGGGATAAGAACGTCTCTTATAAATTAATAAATGGTGAACTTGTTATCTATACTGCAGGCAAATCCTGCCATGGAAGTCATCCTTGGGGCGGGGATAACGCTGTAACACGCTTGCTGCGTGTCCTTACCGAGCTTCCATTTGAGGACAAGAAGTGGATCAATTTCTTGTTGGAAGCCTCCGACCCTGCCGGAATGTACCTTGGTTATAATGGACAAGATAAGGTCTCGGGAACTCTATCGAATAACTTGGGCGTTTTCGAACTAGATAAAGATAAAGTCACCGCCACATTCAACATCCGCTATCCGGTAACTTGGAAAGGCAAGAAAGTCCAAAGAATGTGCGCTAAGGCGTTAGATAACGCTGGTTTTACTGTCGCGAACTTTACGGATAGCAAACCTCTGCACGCGCCATTGGATAGGGAGCCTGTCAAAACACTGCTTGAGGTTTATCGCGAAGAGACAGGGGATATGAAGGAGCCTGGAACGATGGGCGGCGGAACTTATGCCCGAGCAGTGCCGAATACCGTCTCAGTCGGAGCAGGTTTCGAGGGTGACGGCCCCCCCCACGAAAGCGATGAACGGTACGCCATCACATCTTACTTAAAATGCGCCAAAATCTATGCCCACATGCTCTACGCGCTTGCAACAAAATAG